Proteins encoded by one window of Perca fluviatilis chromosome 13, GENO_Pfluv_1.0, whole genome shotgun sequence:
- the LOC120571799 gene encoding uncharacterized protein LOC120571799 has product MESELEKLQLEIKGKLYQLTVKQLIKLCNTLQILGSGTEHVAGKTRSQLISHVIEYLEREELADLEDEGMSDLLNVQDIIDKIHMATNLSECEILSQIDEQENLQKEVEALRLSLKEKEDAMHGLMKSSTKNPASPSKTAKNMAPAPSNGSMWRKDFKISGQIGEPGQKDRLTFSSLARQIESGLNKDYPESEIIDAVIHAITPGLQLRSYLEGKDKLTLPALRRILRSHYQEKGATELYKQLTSEVQNGKETPQNFLIRTMDLRQKILFASQEADSSLKYDPALVQSLFMHTVLTGLQSDNIKSDLQPYLLQTNTSDELLLEKLNIACGNEKERQDKKKHAAPSRVTNVNTVQSNELPVEKKSTIPQRTATLPPDLLSEIKEMRSDMVLLKDLRTEVSQIRETIQRSTPAPPQYPQPSREPANTHAPIPSFRPHSPHIVTMNQIPCPFTDSSHQQWYRSTVQHSVLGE; this is encoded by the coding sequence ATGGAGTCTGAATTGGAGAAGCTGCAACTGGAGATTAAAGGAAAATTGTACCAACTGACTGTCAAACAGCTGATTAAATTATGCAACACACTTCAGATTTTGGGATCAGGAACAGAACATGTGGCTGGTAAAACTCGCAGTCAGTTAATTTCTCATGTAATAGAGTATCTTGAGCGGGAAGAACTGGCCGACCTGGAGGATGAGGGCATGTCAGACCTCCTTAATGTTCAGGACATAATAGACAAAATCCATATGGCAACAAACCTAAGTGAATGTGAAATCCTAAGTCAAATTGATGAACAGGAAAACCTCCAGAAAGAGGTAGAGGCGTTGAGGCTGtcactgaaagaaaaagaggatgCAATGCATGGCCTAATGAAATCAAGTACGAAGAACCCTGCCAGTCCCAGCAAAACAGCAAAGAATATGGCCCCAGCACCCTCTAATGGTTCCATGTGGCGCAAAGATTTTAAGATTTCTGGCCAGATAGGTGAGCCAGGGCAAAAAGATAGGCTAACCTTTTCTAGTTTAGCCCGACAAATTGAAAGTGGGCTCAACAAGGACTATCCAGAGTCAGAGATTATTGATGCTGTAATCCACGCCATCACACCAGGTCTGCAGTTGCGAAGTTACCTTGAAGGGAAAGACAAACTTACCCTGCCTGCCCTTCGCAGGATCCTCAGATCCCATTACCAGGAGAAAGGTGCCACAGAGTTATATAAACAACTCACCTCTGAGGTCCAAAACGGTAAGGAGACCCCTCAGAATTTCCTGATAAGAACAATGGACCTGAGACAGAAGATCCTGTTTGCTTCTCAGGAAGCTGATTCAAGTCTAAAATATGACCCAGCGCTAGTCCAGAGTCTATTCATGCACACTGTCCTAACTGGCCTTCAGAGTGACAACATTAAGAGTGACCTGCAGCCTTACCTCCTGCAAACGAACACTTCAGatgagctgctgctggagaaattaaacattgcatgTGGCAACGAAAAAGAGAGGCAGGACAAAAAGAAACATGCTGCTCCATCACGTGTAACTAATGTGAATACAGTTCAGTCAAATGAACTTCCAGTGGAAAAGAAAAGCACCATCCCACAACGCACAGCTACACTCCCTCCGGATCTGCTTTCTGAGATAAAAGAAATGCGCTCTGACATGGTCCTGTTGAAGGACTTGAGAACTGAGGTCTCCCAGATCAGGGAAACCATCCAAAGATCCACACCTGCACCCCCACAATATCCCCAACCAAGCAGAGAACCAGCAAATACTCACGCCCCCATACCCAGTTTTCGCCCCCACAGCCCCCACATCGTAACAATGAATCAGATCCCATGCCCTTTTACAGACAGCAGTCACCAACAGTGGTACAGGAGTACCGTCCAGCATTCGGTCCTGGGCGAATGA